A DNA window from Pungitius pungitius chromosome 1, fPunPun2.1, whole genome shotgun sequence contains the following coding sequences:
- the kcna2b gene encoding potassium voltage-gated channel subfamily A member 2b — MTVATSDPADEAAAHPGQPHDLYDPELDHECCERVVINISGLRFETQLKTLSQFPETLLGDPKKRMRYFDPLRNEYFFDRNRPSFDAILYYYQSGGRLRRPVNVTLDIFSEEIRFYELGEEAMEIFREDEGFIKEEERPLPENEFQRQVWLLFEYPESSGPARIIAIISVMVILISIVSFCLETLPVFRNDDEEMYNYQFQSMSNATYIYDNSAYFKDPFFIVETLCIIWFSFEFLVRFFACPSKAGFFGNIMNIIDIVAIIPYFITLGTELAERPEDGQAGQQAMSLAILRVIRLVRVFRIFKLSRHSKGLQILGQTLKASMRELGLLIFFLFIGVILFSSAVYFAEADEPNSQFSSIPEAFWWAVVSMTTVGYGDMVPTTIGGKIVGSLCAIAGVLTIALPVPVIVSNFNYFYHRETEGEEQAQYLNTPSVPKASSADDLKKSGRSGSGSTLSKSEYVEIQEGANHSTEDFRPDGMKTGNCTPANTNYVNITKMRTDV, encoded by the coding sequence ATGACGGTTGCCACCAGCGACCCCGCGGATGAGGCAGCTGCACATCCGGGTCAGCCTCACGACCTGTATGACCCAGAGCTGGATCACGAATGCTGCGAGAGGGTCGTCATCAACATTTCAGGCTTGCGCTTCGAGACACAGCTCAAAACCCTCTCCCAATTTCCAGAGACGCTGCTGGGGGATCCCAAGAAGAGGATGAGGTATTTTGACCCTCTCCGGAACGAATACTTTTTTGATCGTAATCGACCAAGTTTTGATGCCATTCTGTACTACTACCAATCAGGGGGGAGATTGCGACGGCCTGTTAACGTGACCCTGGACATTTTTTCTGAGGAGATCCGGTTTTATGAATTGGGTGAGGAAGCTATGGAAATCTTCAGGGAGGATGAAGGTTTCATAAAGGAGGAGGAACGGCCTCTGCCGGAGAATGAGTTTCAGAGACAAGTCTGGTTGCTTTTTGAGTATCCGGAGAGCTCGGGTCCTGCACGCATTATTGCTATCATCTCTGTTATGGTGATTCTTATCTCTATTGTCAGCTTCTGCCTGGAGACATTGCCAGTTTTCCGAAATGATGATGAGGAGATGTACAATTATCAATTCCAGTCCATGTCCAATGCCACCTACATCTATGATAACTCAGCTTATTTCAAAGACCCTTTCTTCATCGTGGAGACCCTGTGTATCATTTGGTTCTCTTTTGAGTTCCTCGTTAGGTTCTTTGCCTGTCCCAGTAAAGCTGGATTTTTTGGCAACATCATGAACATTATTGATATCGTGGCAATCATCCCCTACTTCATCACCCTGGGTACAGAGCTAGCAGAGAGGCCCGAAGACGGCCAGGCAGGACAGCAGGCTATGTCTTTGGCTATTCTGCGCGTCATTCGTCTAGTGAGGGTGTTTCGCATCTTTAAACTCTCCCGTCACTCCAAAGGGCTCCAGATCTTGGGCCAGACTCTGAAGGCAAGTATGCGTGAGCTAGGCCTCCTCATATTCTTCCTGTTCATCGGCGTGATCCTCTTCTCCAGCGCTGTCTACTTTGCAGAAGCAGACGAGCCGAATTCCCAGTTCAGCAGCATCCCTGAGGCCTTTTGGTGGGCAGTGGTTTCCATGACCACAGTGGGCTATGGAGACATGGTCCCAACGACCATTGGAGGGAAGATTGTCGGATCTCTCTGCGCAATTGCTGGTGTGCTAACTATTGCCCTGCCTGTACCTGTCATTGTGTCAAACTTCAACTACTTctaccacagagagacagagggtgaGGAACAGGCACAGTATCTGAATACCCCAAGTGTGCCTAAAGCCAGCTCAGCTGACGATCTGAAGAAGAGTGGTCGGAGCGGCAGTGGGTCCACTCTCAGTAAATCTGAATACGTGGAGATCCAGGAGGGTGCAAACCACAGCACTGAGGACTTCCGACCAGATGGCATGAAAACAGGAAACTGTACACCGGCCAACACTAACTATGTAAACATCACTAAGATGCGAACAGATGTGTAA
- the kcna10a gene encoding potassium voltage-gated channel subfamily A member 10, with protein MDVALVDFESLGDLHGSSEDEVDTYADETTALTVDMPEHSSPGSNGLLRASQRSSAHAASCFWESTSSMPVPQAGTLEVPQSPNTPTLSRQGHSSCASMISNWKLLLNSESAKESEAIFSRLAKECCEDLFVDKQGLDDGDQKVIVNIAGLRFETQLKTLDQFPETLLGDPSKRMDYFDPMRNEYFFDRNRPSFDGILYYYQSGGKIRRPANVPLDVFADEIVFYELGTEAMEQFREDEGFIKDVEIPLPTNDIYRQFWLLFEYPESSNAARGVALVSVFVIVISIFIFCMETLPEFRDEADPIVATALRHVNQSGLYSSGAPLGEKPTTFSDPFFLIESACIAWFFFELCVRFVVCPSKREFFNNIMNIIDIISIIPYFFTVITELITTPQESSGQNMSLAILRIIRLVRVFRIFKLSRHSKGLQILGQTLKASMRELGLLIFFLFIGVILFSSAIYFAEVDEPNTQFVSIPDGFWWAVVTMTTVGYGDMCPITMGGKMVGTLCAIAGVLTIALPVPVIVSNFNYFYHRETEAEEQLPSKDAADQAMNADIAAKESSNILLSKANGI; from the coding sequence ATGGATGTGGCCCTGGTAGACTTTGAGAGCCTAGGTGATCTACACGGCAGCTCTGAGGATGAAGTGGACACCTACGCTGACGAGACCACGGctctcacagtggacatgcCGGAGCACAGCAGCCCGGGCAGCAACGGCCTTCTACGAGCCTCTCAGCGCTCCTCCGCGCACGCCGCCTCCTGCTTTTGGGAATCCACCTCATCGATGCCCGTCCCACAGGCAGGGACGCTGGAAGTACCCCAGTCCCCGAACACGCCAACTCTAAGCAGACAGGGGCACAGTAGCTGCGCCAGTATGATCTCCAACTGGAAACTGCTGCTGAACAGCGAGAGCGCTAAGGAGAGCGAGGCCATCTTCAGCCGCCTTGCAAAGGAGTGCTGCGAGGATCTGTTTGTAGACAAACAAGGGCTGGACGACGGAGATCAGAAAGTCATCGTCAACATCGCCGGCCTTCGTTTTGAGACGCAGCTCAAAACTCTGGACCAGTTTCCTGAGACGCTGCTAGGTGATCCTTCAAAGAGGATGGACTACTTCGACCCGATGAGGAATGAGTACTTCTTTGATCGGAACCGACCGAGCTTCGACGGCATCTTGTATTATTACCAGTCAGGGGGTAAGATCAGACGTCCCGCTAACGTTCCTTTGGATGTGTTTGCAGATGAAATTGTGTTCTACGAGCTTGGAACTGAGGCCATGGAGCAGTTCAGGGAAGATGAAGGATTCATAAAGGATGTTGAAATCCCTCTACCTACCAATGATATATACAGGCAATTCTGGCTGCTGTTTGAGTACCCAGAAAGCTCAAACGCAGCCCGGGGTGTAGCACTGGTGTCCGTTTTTGTTATTGTCATATCTATCTTTATTTTCTGCATGGAAACGCTACCAGAATTCAGAGATGAGGCCGACCCAATTGTTGCCACGGCGTTACGGCACGTGAACCAGTCTGGACTTTACAGCTCCGGGGCTCCGCTCGGTGAAAAGCCCACGACTTTCTCCGATCCCTTCTTCCTCATTGAGTCTGCCTGCATTGCCTGGTTCTTCTTTGAACTGTGTGTGAGGTTTGTGGTCTGTCCCAGCAAAAGGGAATTTTTCAACAACATCATGAACATCATCGACATCATATCCATAATCCCTTATTTTTTTACCGTGATTACGGAACTGATCACAACGCCACAAGAGAGCTCAGGACAGAACATGTCTTTGGCCATCCTGCGTATCATCCGTCTGGTGAGGGTGTTTCGTATATTCAAGCTCTCGCGTCACTCCAAGGGGCTGCAAATCCTGGGACAGACCCTGAAGGCCAGCATGCGTGAGCTTGGCTTGTtaatcttcttcctcttcatcggAGTCATCCTCTTCTCCAGTGCGATCTACTTTGCCGAGGTAGATGAGCCCAACACACAGTTTGTTAGCATTCCTGACGGCTTCTGGTGGGCCgttgttaccatgacaaccgtGGGCTACGGGGACATGTGCCCCATTACCATGGGGGGGAAAATGGTCGGCACTTTGTGCGCCATCGCGGGCGTGCTGACCATCGCTTTGCCTGTCCCCGTCATTGTCTCCAACTTTAACTACTTCtatcacagagagacggaggcagAAGAACAGTTGCCCTCGAAAGACGCTGCTGACCAAGCGATGAACGCCGACATCGCTGCCAAAGAGAGTAGCAACATTCTCCTCAGCAAAGCCAACGGTATCTGA